From Sandaracinaceae bacterium, the proteins below share one genomic window:
- a CDS encoding serine/threonine-protein kinase yields MQHDDKPTDFPPGYLIDGRYRVEGLLGEGGMGWIWAAVHVRLNRPVVIKTLRSYAARSEISVKRFLREARAAPELEHPGVVRVFDVGRLERDGTPYLVMERLVGDDLDEALGRRGRLSLREVCDWLEPAAAALDAAHARGIVHRDVKPANIFRAQGPQGYTTKLLDFGLAALRDEAGGDRATKLTRRGVVLGTPHYMAPECAEGGQADRRSDVYSLACVVFEMLTGDVPHDADTPIGVLSAKVCEPAPRLSERSELTFSTPVEQVFADALSRDPSQRPPSAGALLSRLRAEIEDDARETGAPPPTMGADIRRSLPTLAAPSEHLPLKRWRSSASAFVALALAVVLAWTGWMLSRNCSASGEQRDDPTGRVPGR; encoded by the coding sequence ATGCAGCACGACGACAAGCCCACCGACTTTCCACCCGGGTATCTCATCGATGGTCGCTACCGGGTCGAGGGACTGCTTGGGGAAGGTGGGATGGGTTGGATCTGGGCCGCGGTTCACGTTCGGCTCAACCGTCCCGTGGTCATCAAGACGCTGCGTTCGTACGCCGCCCGGAGCGAGATCTCCGTCAAGCGGTTCTTGCGGGAGGCGCGCGCTGCCCCGGAGCTCGAGCACCCCGGCGTCGTCCGGGTCTTCGATGTCGGGCGCCTGGAGCGAGACGGGACCCCCTACCTCGTGATGGAGCGTCTGGTCGGGGACGATCTCGACGAGGCCCTCGGGCGGCGGGGGCGGTTGTCGCTGCGAGAGGTGTGCGACTGGTTGGAGCCCGCCGCCGCCGCTCTCGATGCGGCGCATGCTCGCGGCATCGTGCATCGTGACGTCAAGCCCGCGAACATATTTCGAGCCCAGGGACCGCAAGGTTACACGACGAAGCTGCTGGACTTCGGGCTCGCGGCGCTCCGCGATGAGGCCGGGGGAGATCGAGCGACCAAGCTCACCCGCCGCGGCGTCGTACTCGGCACCCCGCACTACATGGCGCCGGAGTGTGCCGAGGGGGGCCAGGCCGACCGGCGGAGCGACGTCTACTCGCTGGCGTGCGTGGTCTTCGAGATGCTGACCGGCGACGTGCCGCATGACGCGGACACGCCGATCGGCGTGCTGAGCGCGAAGGTGTGTGAGCCGGCGCCGCGGCTGTCTGAGCGCTCGGAGCTCACGTTCAGCACTCCGGTCGAGCAGGTCTTCGCCGACGCGCTGTCTCGCGACCCCTCCCAACGGCCCCCCAGCGCAGGCGCGCTCCTCAGCCGCCTGCGCGCGGAGATCGAAGACGACGCCAGAGAGACCGGCGCGCCGCCACCTACGATGGGTGCGGACATCCGGCGTTCGCTGCCCACCCTCGCTGCGCCTTCGGAGCACTTGCCGCTGAAACGCTGGCGTTCAAGTGCCTCGGCCTTCGTCGCGCTGGCGTTGGCCGTCGTTCTCGCGTGGACGGGCTGGATGCTCAGTCGGAACTGCTCGGCGTCAGGTGAGCAACGGGATGACCCGACAGGGCGGGTGCCCGGACGGTAG
- a CDS encoding HAMP domain-containing sensor histidine kinase yields MGFIARRALKTSLWYLAVATAWIVGTSLGLGALDLDSQTQAWLELIKGGFFVSASAAFLFITSKAGLRKLLHERSVRERAQIELAHALHQSATAVLAASVAHDLNNVLVALFGELDDMTGDEAQVERMTNALRRAAELSRGLMRAGGPEGTGQAQVFEVGGVIEEALVAVRRHRSLRECAVTTDLTNGLEIEGFPQLVYRVVVNLAINSADADAKQLLVRLLGHSGGVTLEMHDDGPGFPTESKQRLLEAFFTTKKHGTGLGLLSARLCADLHSGSIEFGTSDELGGALVRLVLGPVSPSQLPPPLERD; encoded by the coding sequence ATGGGTTTCATCGCGCGGCGCGCTCTGAAGACGTCGCTGTGGTACCTGGCCGTCGCCACAGCCTGGATCGTGGGCACGAGTCTCGGCTTGGGTGCTCTCGACTTGGACTCCCAGACCCAGGCATGGTTGGAACTCATCAAAGGGGGATTCTTCGTCTCCGCCTCCGCTGCTTTCCTCTTCATTACGTCGAAGGCTGGCTTGCGGAAGCTGCTGCACGAGCGATCCGTCCGCGAGCGTGCGCAGATCGAACTCGCCCACGCTCTGCACCAGTCGGCCACTGCGGTGCTCGCCGCCTCCGTCGCCCATGACTTGAACAACGTGCTGGTGGCCCTCTTCGGCGAACTCGACGACATGACCGGAGACGAAGCTCAAGTCGAGCGCATGACCAACGCGTTGCGGCGCGCCGCGGAGCTCTCGCGTGGGCTGATGCGCGCTGGTGGACCGGAAGGGACTGGCCAGGCGCAAGTGTTCGAAGTTGGCGGCGTCATAGAGGAGGCGCTCGTGGCGGTTCGTCGGCACCGATCTCTACGCGAGTGCGCTGTCACTACCGACCTCACCAACGGACTCGAGATCGAGGGTTTTCCCCAGCTCGTCTACCGGGTGGTGGTCAACCTCGCCATCAACTCCGCGGATGCAGACGCCAAGCAGCTACTCGTGCGGCTTCTCGGCCACAGCGGAGGAGTGACCTTGGAGATGCACGACGACGGCCCTGGCTTCCCCACCGAGTCGAAGCAGCGCTTGCTCGAGGCCTTCTTCACTACGAAGAAACATGGTACCGGTCTGGGCTTGTTGTCGGCGCGTCTCTGCGCAGACCTGCACTCAGGGTCGATCGAGTTCGGCACGTCTGACGAGTTGGGTGGCGCATTGGTCCGGCTGGTGCTCGGGCCAGTGTCACCCAGCCAGCTTCCACCACCATTGGAGCGTGATTGA